The Methanosarcina barkeri str. Wiesmoor DNA segment CAGACTTCTTCAGCATAAATATATCCAGAGTAATTCAGCTCCGAATCACCTTCAGAAAATAATCGCTGGTGAAATCTCTGTATCCTTCTCTCATTACTTTTATCTTAATATACCCTTCAGCTTTTCCCGGAGGCAGTCCGGGATTAGAAATTTTCAATATTACATTTCCTTCGAGATCTGTAACCCCTGAATAGGCTTTCTTCCTATCCGGACTCCAGGCAATCACATTTGCGTCCCCTATACCGCGATTCTCGCTGTCAAACACTTTTACAGGCAAGCTCAGGTTTGTTTCCGTATTACTGCCTCCCTCAGTGGACGGTAAGGAAAGTACACTCATATTTGCTGTAGCATACATAGGTTTTGGAGGAGTAGGGGCATTGCTAAGGGCTGTAAGAATCGTGCAAAATCCTATAAGACCCACAACCGTAAGCACGACAATCCTTATTGGAAGCCCCAGAGTTCCTGCTTCGTCGTGTTTGAATTTTTCACGCAGCATGTACGGCCCCTCCTTTCAGTTTTACTTTTGGAAGATGCACAATCACCTGGTCTTGATGATCATTACAGCATCTTTTTTCTCGTAGTCATAAAAACCGTCGGCTACAATTTTCAGGTCCATTGTTCCTTCATTCTGGTTAGGGTCAAGACTAACTTTTGCATTATCAGGCGTTGTTAGGGTAGCAATCCCGTCAGCATCCGTAGTACTTGATGCTGCTCCACCAAGCCCCCTCAAAATAACGTTTGCATTCCTTACAGGATTTCCGTCGTTGTCAGTTACCTTTACAACTGCGGTTATGTCAAAAGGGTTTTCTGCAGTACTGGCCTCCACTATTATTGAGTTTCCGTCCTCAAGGGTGCTTACACTAAGCCCTGCAGATTCCACAAATACCGACATGTCCTTTGTCGGGGTCGGCATGATCGAAATGAGTGTTGCAAGGGCAACCATCCCGACAACGAGCATAACCACAATATTGATCGGGAGTTCCATGGCTTTCTCATCATGTCTGATAAATTTAAATTTCTTCATATGTTCACCACTCTCAATAATTTTATTAAGTTATTAACACAAGACATTATTAATATTTTGCTACAGTTCTGTAATATCTCTTGAAGATTTAGAACAAGCGAAGAATGGAAGCCTGGCAGAAAATCGATGTTATAAATCGGATCCTTGAAAGCCTGGACCTGAATATGTCTCTGAGTTTAAAAAGAAAGATTAGCTCATAGTATACAACTGAAGCCTGTAAGATAGTAACACTTGCAGACCTCTGGAGAAGGCTAGAAACACTTGAGTGTGGCCCATTTCACATATAGAGTATATTTTTACATACGGAGTATATTTTACGTAGGTAATGGTGTATTAACTTCGGTTCCTTACGTCACCCGGAGGGCTCTCTCGAAGAGCTAGATAGCCTGTATATACCCGAACACGGAAAGAATCAGACATAGTGTAGCGAAGCGGAACCTATCTGCCACTTGACGCGCACAGGATGAACACGTATAACGGCGAGCGTGCAGTAAATCTTCACAAATTTGATTCTTTTCTTTGTTTTGTTACTTTTGTAAAGCTCACTCTTGGCATATATAGAATAGTTGACAGGGGTTTGCCAGGTGTCGTTTTTTTGTTACCATTATTGTTTTATTTGCTTTTTTGTTCCCTGTAGGCTTGTACTTACTTAAATTAATATAAAAATATTAAGTCCCGGTGAGCACTTTAAAAGGATTAATCGAGACTTTCCTGCCTTCTGATTTGAGGCATACAAAACACATATCTGCGATTATCTAGATCTAGATCTAGATCTAGATCTTTTACTCTATCAAGCATTTTTTTGAACTTTCTGTATTTTGCTGATCTTCTTTTTTCCTGGAGACTCCGTGTTCCAATTGCCAATCTAAATCAAAAACAAAAGCGTGCGCAATGCTTGAAAGTTTTTCGTTAGTATTCATATCAATCAATTGAACTCTAGCAGTAGCTAAAGAGTGCAATATAACCGTGATTTTCGTAAAATGTGATTGAGTTTTCTTTTATATTTTCATCATAATAAGCCTAAATGGCAGTGTAGTGAAAGTTCTGTAAAATATGATTGACTCTGTATCCTTTTTCTTCACCACAAAAAATAGGAAGCAGAGTCAATGGTTAATCTATTCTCATTCATAAAAGATTCTCTTGTCGATCAGGAAGATGGAATTCGCCAGTTAATTACCTGGTTTTTAAACCTTGTCATGGAGGAGGAAGCCCTCCTCCAATCTGGTGCACAACGTTATGAGCGTACTGCTTCACGGAAAGCCAGTAGACACGGCTACAAATCCCGAACTCTCCTTACTAAATATGGAGACCTTGAATTGTTAAAGCCCCAATTCTGTGAATTTCCCTTTGAAAATAAGGACAACGAATATGATGGAGAGAACTAACAAGGAGATAAAAAGAAGAAGCAAAGTTGTGGGAGCATTCCCAAACAAGGAATGAGTATTGAGACTGGTAGTCTCAATACTCATTGATATAAATGAAGACTGGATTACAGAAAATAGGCATATAGTGATGGAGCAGTAATCAAAAAAGAAGAATAAGGGGTATAGAGAAAATTTTACAGAAAAACAGGCACACTGCCCCAGAATCACGAAAAGGAAATGGACATTAACGTAATTACTAAATAACAGGAACATTAAAAATATCAACTAATTAATAAAGGAGCACCAGAACTTTGAATAAGACTTTTTTTAGAAAACACTGGTATGCTGATATCTATGAAAAACAGGTTATTCAAGCAGACGAAGTAAATTTTATTCTTTCGATTGTTGGAATTGAGCCTAAAAATATTCTAGATGTTGCTTGTGGTGGAGGGAGAATAACAGTACCATTGGCTAAAGCGGGACACAAGGTAACAGGATTTGATTCTGATAAATTTATGCTTGAGAAAATTTCAGCCCGGGCAAAAAGTCTATCAAATATATCTTTCTATCAAGCAGATGCTATCTTGGAAGACTGGGGAAATAACTTTGATGTTATCATTTTAGCTGGAAATATTCTTTTGAATATTGAATCAGAAATGCCTTATGAACAAGCTCAAGAGCTTTTTATTAAGAAAGCATCAGAAAGTGTAAAACAAAACGGCCATATGTATTTGAACTTTGATTGTTATGAAAGACCAGAACAGTCTTCAGAAAATAATGAGAAATGGGTTTGTTTTGAAGGCATTGACGATATCGGAACATACGGAAAATATATTGTCATTAGCGGTGACTACAGCAATGAAACACGTATAGACAAAAGTTCCCGTCGCTACGAAATCACACCAAAAGGTAGTGAAACGTTTACATTTGAAACGATATCAATCAAACATTTTCCAACATTTTCTCAAGTGAAAGGTTGGCTCGATAAATACGGTTGGGAAATTGTAAACCTTTATGGTGATTACGGAAAAAATCCTATGAGTACTAAAACTACTCGTGCAATTATCTGGGCAAAGAAAAGTTAAAACGATAACCAAACAGCCTATATATCCAGTTATGTAGCGACTGTTTATTCTTCCATACTTTATGCTATACTCCTCTCGATTGTATAATCTATTAAGAGCTCATCCCAAAACTTGATGTAACCTAATAATTGTCAAAACGTATATATTTCAAAAATAATTTACTGGAATTTTCCCGTATATATTCAAATCTGAAATATAATTCTAGATCAGTCTTGTAGTATGAATTATAACATAACCACGATATTGATCGGGAGTTCCATGGCTTTCTCGTCATGTCTGACCAATCTAGATTTCTGCACATTTTATCCCATTAAAAACTTTGCTAAATTATTACAATTAAATTCTATTAACATTTTGATAATATGGATTTACTCGTTTATTTTTAGTCAGGCATGTTTTTTAATAGCAGAACTTCTTAGTATTTTCCATAAAAACTATGTATTTATATAGTTCTTTTAACCATAATTTACTTATTATTGTAGAATAAATTTAACAATCAGAAACGAGGAGAAACAGTTTTTTGGCTCAAGAATGCTCTGACGACTCAGACGAATCGGATCGTAACCGTAGTTTCTTGTGTTTTTTAGGACTGCATGAATGGAAGCGGAAAAGTGGGGCATTGTTCTTTTTGCCAACAGTGCTCGAAAAACGCTATGAATGTATACATTGTGGCAAATACAAGGTGACTTTTGAAAGGGAGAATAGCTCTTATAGCCTTCCTGCGGGGAGGTCTTAACTGCAAAAGATTTTATAATCCCTTTATATTTTGTCTAATTTTTTCTTTTCATATTCTATCTTTCTTTTAATTGGTTTTCTTCTGTTCTTCAATGATCTTCGTGCTGTACTTTTCGTTATGCGTAAAGTTAATCTATCTTAACTTAGTTTGTTAAAGCTATGAAAAGAATTGTGATTCTCGATTACGGGCTTGGAAACCTCCGCAGTGTTCAAAAAGGGCTTGAACACGTCGGATCAAGTCCCGCAATCTCAGGGGATCCTGAGGAAATTCTTGCCGCAGACGGTTTAATTCTCCCGGGGGTCGGCGCTTTTGTGGACGCGATGAAGTGCCTTGACCCCATCAAAGGGACTATAGAAGAATACGCAAGGTCAGGCAAGCCGATGCTCGGGATCTGTCTTGGACAACAGGTTCTCATGAGTTCTTCGGAGGAAGGAAAGCTTACTGACGGGCTTGACCTTATTTCCGGAAAGGTGCTGCGCTTTCCAAAATCCGAACTAAAGGTGCCTCATATTGGCTGGAACAATATCAAAATCAAGCAGGACCACCCTCTGTTTGAAGGGATTCCTGACAACTCTTTCGTATACTTCGTCCACTCTTTCTATGTGGACACAGCATCTGAAAACACCCTTGCGTCCTGCAATTATGGGCTGGACTTTTCAGCTTCTGTCGTAAATTCTAAAGGCAATGTTATGGGTACCCAGTTCCACCCTGAAAAAAGTGGAGCTATCGGGTTGAAGATTCTGAAAAACTTTGTAGACATGTGCTGAAAGGATTTCTCAAAGGAATTTTCCCTTGGGCTCTATATTTATTTTTTCATTTTTTCTGGTTATTTACTTCTGATTCCTGTGCACTTTACACTAAAGTATCTGAAATCAACAGAATACCTAAAATAAATGGATTAATACTTGAATGCCAAACTATTCTGTCCTGTACAACTTTCAGGGCAGAAAGATCTGCAAGAGATGGTTACTATGGATATAGAAGGCTACGCAAAACGGGCTCTCAGGGAGAACCCTTCAAACGAAGCAGGGCTTGAAACAAAGCTTGCTTCCAGAATTCTTGAGATTAAGCATATAAGCCCAGAGAAGGCTAATGAGATCGCAGCTGCGGTCGTTTGTGAGGCAAAAGCAACACTTGATGTGAAAGGAGATGTGTTAAGCCCCACTTTCTCAGGAGTTTCAATGGGAGAATTCGGGGTAGGTTCCAGGGGTACAGGAGATTTTTACGTTCATTCCAAGCTTGGAGAAGTTATAGGCAAGACAGGGGCTGTTGTGGATAGCTCCCAGCTAGACGATTCTGGAGTTGTCAAAATTGGCGAAGACTACCTCGTGGTCACGATTGACGGGCTTCATTCTCGCCTGAGCGATTTTCCTTTTCTCTCGGGTTTTCATGTAGCTCGGGCAGCTCTGCGCGATATATATGCTATGGGAGCTCGACCTCTGGCAATGCTCTCCGATATTCATGTAGCAGACGACGGAGATGTAGCAAAGATCTTCGACCATATTGCAGGAATAACCACGGTCTCGGAACTTACCGGAATACCTCTTATTACAGGAAGCACGCTTCGAATCGGCGGGGACATGGTCATAGGTGAACGCATGACAGGCGGGGTTGGAGCTGTAGGCATAACTTCTTCTCTTACATCGCGGAACCGAACCGAAGCAGGAGACCTTATCCTTATGACCGAAGGCGCAGGTGGAGGCACGGTTTCCACAACTGCGCTTTACTATGGGATGCATGATGTTGTTGAGGAAACCATTAATATTCGTTTCCTGGAAGCCTGTGAGGCCCTGTTGCAGTCTGGGCTGCATAAGAAAGTCCATTCGATGACTGATGTTACGAATGGTGGGATCAGGGGCGATGCCAAGGAAATCTCAAAGACCGCAAGGATAAAACTGGTCTTTGAAGAAGAAAAGCTAAGGGCTCTTGTGAACCCAAAGGTGCTTTCAATGCTTGAAAGCCTGAAAATCGACTACCTTGGAGTTTCTCTCGACGCCCTGCTCATAATTGTTCCTCCTGCATATGCTGATGAAATCCTTGATACTGTCAGAGCTGCAGATATTAAAATTGATGTCATAGGACATGTTGAGGAAGGAAATGGAGCTGAAATATTCTTAAATGGCGAATGCCAGGACTTCACGCCAAGGTTTAGAGAGTCGGCATATACACCAGTTAAAAAAGTTCATGGAGAAGGAAATCCCAGAGGTTTTGAAGAAATGAGAGCAGCAATTGATAAGGCTGCGCTTGAAGCTATTGAAAAGAAACAAAAAGTCCTCGAAAAAATAAGAAGTAAATAAAGCCTTTTGAAAAAAGGCTTTAGCGAAAATTAGTAAAGTTGCGTAATCTAAGGTAAAATCAAAAACATTTTAAAAAAGCCTTTTAAAAAAGGCTTTAGCGAAAATTAGTAAAATTGCGTAATCTAAGGTAAAATTGAAAGACTTTTTTAAAAGACTTTAGCGAAAATTGGATGAATCAGGTTAAATCCTGAAATTAGTAACTTTGCAATCTAAGGTAAAAGAAAAAAGAAATTGAGCTGGGAAAAAGGGAATAATTACATTTTTCGTTTTACTAAAAGGGTTTCCCTTACTTTTCCAGTGATTTCTACCTCTACATTTGGTTCAATTTCCTCTTCTGAACGAGCTTTCCAGTATTCTCCTTTATAGCGGACAAAACCTGTCTTTTGAGGCCCTAAAGGATCTATTGTTTCGGCAGTTTCCCCTATAAACTCTCCAATAACCGGTTTTTTCTTTCTGCTCTCTGTTACTTTGTAGATTGCAAAAACCAGGAACAATCCGAAAACAACCGTAGGGGCAACAACCGTCAGGGCAAGAACCTTTCGAAATTCGGGAGTGTAAATATTTTCGCTTCCCATAGGTACAAGGAGTATACTTCCTATTACGAGGCTGATTAGACCCGCAACCCCGAATATCCCAAAACCAGGTACTTTAATTTCAATAATCAGAAGTCCTATTCCTAAGAGAATGAGGAAAATTGCCCCTATATTGATATCAAAGCCTGTTCCCATCAACCCGAGTGCGATTGAAATGAGTCCAAAAATTTCTGCTCCGGCTCCCGGACTTGAGATTCCAAAAATTAGCCCATAAATTCCCAGGGTCAAAAGAAGGGAAGAGATAATCGGGTTTGAAATGAGTCCTAAAAGGGAGAGAGAAAATGGAGGTTCATAGTTTTCTATCCCTGCATTTTCGGTTTGCAGGACTTTTCCTTTTATCTCCTGCCCGTCAATCTGTGTCAGCAAATTCGGAATAGAAGGAGCTACATATTCTATTACGCCAGTCTGTAGGGCTTCTTGTGCGTCGAGATTTTTATTTTTCGTTATGACTTCTTCTGCAAAAGTCTCGTTTCTACCGTGCTTACCGGCTGTTGCAACCGAAAATTTGACAAGGGCATTTATTATTTTCTCATCTGTTATGGGTTTTGTTCCCTCTATAGACACCTGAACGGGCTGAGCCGATCCTATAACCGTGAAAGGCGCCATTGCAGCAATATCTGTTCCCATGAGGATGAGAGTCCCGGCTGACCAGGCTTTACCACTTTCAGGCACATACCCGATAACAGGCACGCTCGCATTCTCAATTGCGCTTATGATTGTTTGAGTTTCATCCAGGCCTCCGCCTGGAGTATTCAAGCTAATTACAAGAGCCTCAAAATTTTCATTTTCAGCTTTTTCTATCGCATCTGCTATAATATCATCTGAAGCTGGTGTAATGGCCTCGGATACTTCAAGCACAAGTACTTTCTGTTGAGGTCCTGCATCCCCAGATGGCATAGAAACGGCTATGAGGACGAAACACAGGAATAAAATAAAGAAGAGATGTGGACCTCTTTTTACAGACATGGTTATCGGCCTTTTCTTGCTCATCCATTTATTTCAGTTCTTTTTGCTGATTTTAATCCTTTTTATGCTTATTTTTGCCTTTGCTGCTCTTTTCTTTCGGCAATAGATGTAGATAAAGCCGCTATATTTCCGGATTCAAAAGCCTGGGACTGGGTAACTACTATGAGGTTCTTTTCCCTGGAAATCTCGGCTAATGTTTGCAGTTCTCTCAATTTGATTGCTGCAGATACTCCTTCATAGGAAGTTGCAGCTTCTCTCATTTTTTGCGCAGCCTGAGATTCTCCTTCCGCAAGGATAATCCTGGCACGTTTTTCTCTTTCAGCTTCAGCCTGTTTGGCAATTGCTCTCTTCATCGTATCAGGCAGGGAGACATCTCTAATTGTAACTCCTGTAACCTTAATACCCCAGGGATCGGTATACTTGTCCAGAAGCT contains these protein-coding regions:
- a CDS encoding AIR synthase-related protein; translation: MDIEGYAKRALRENPSNEAGLETKLASRILEIKHISPEKANEIAAAVVCEAKATLDVKGDVLSPTFSGVSMGEFGVGSRGTGDFYVHSKLGEVIGKTGAVVDSSQLDDSGVVKIGEDYLVVTIDGLHSRLSDFPFLSGFHVARAALRDIYAMGARPLAMLSDIHVADDGDVAKIFDHIAGITTVSELTGIPLITGSTLRIGGDMVIGERMTGGVGAVGITSSLTSRNRTEAGDLILMTEGAGGGTVSTTALYYGMHDVVEETINIRFLEACEALLQSGLHKKVHSMTDVTNGGIRGDAKEISKTARIKLVFEEEKLRALVNPKVLSMLESLKIDYLGVSLDALLIIVPPAYADEILDTVRAADIKIDVIGHVEEGNGAEIFLNGECQDFTPRFRESAYTPVKKVHGEGNPRGFEEMRAAIDKAALEAIEKKQKVLEKIRSK
- a CDS encoding carboxypeptidase-like regulatory domain-containing protein; its protein translation is MLREKFKHDEAGTLGLPIRIVVLTVVGLIGFCTILTALSNAPTPPKPMYATANMSVLSLPSTEGGSNTETNLSLPVKVFDSENRGIGDANVIAWSPDRKKAYSGVTDLEGNVILKISNPGLPPGKAEGYIKIKVMREGYRDFTSDYFLKVIRS
- a CDS encoding Ig-like domain-containing protein; its protein translation is MKKFKFIRHDEKAMELPINIVVMLVVGMVALATLISIMPTPTKDMSVFVESAGLSVSTLEDGNSIIVEASTAENPFDITAVVKVTDNDGNPVRNANVILRGLGGAASSTTDADGIATLTTPDNAKVSLDPNQNEGTMDLKIVADGFYDYEKKDAVMIIKTR
- a CDS encoding bifunctional 2-polyprenyl-6-hydroxyphenol methylase/3-demethylubiquinol 3-O-methyltransferase UbiG, with amino-acid sequence MNKTFFRKHWYADIYEKQVIQADEVNFILSIVGIEPKNILDVACGGGRITVPLAKAGHKVTGFDSDKFMLEKISARAKSLSNISFYQADAILEDWGNNFDVIILAGNILLNIESEMPYEQAQELFIKKASESVKQNGHMYLNFDCYERPEQSSENNEKWVCFEGIDDIGTYGKYIVISGDYSNETRIDKSSRRYEITPKGSETFTFETISIKHFPTFSQVKGWLDKYGWEIVNLYGDYGKNPMSTKTTRAIIWAKKS
- the hisH gene encoding imidazole glycerol phosphate synthase subunit HisH, with protein sequence MKRIVILDYGLGNLRSVQKGLEHVGSSPAISGDPEEILAADGLILPGVGAFVDAMKCLDPIKGTIEEYARSGKPMLGICLGQQVLMSSSEEGKLTDGLDLISGKVLRFPKSELKVPHIGWNNIKIKQDHPLFEGIPDNSFVYFVHSFYVDTASENTLASCNYGLDFSASVVNSKGNVMGTQFHPEKSGAIGLKILKNFVDMC
- a CDS encoding nodulation protein NfeD — its product is MSKKRPITMSVKRGPHLFFILFLCFVLIAVSMPSGDAGPQQKVLVLEVSEAITPASDDIIADAIEKAENENFEALVISLNTPGGGLDETQTIISAIENASVPVIGYVPESGKAWSAGTLILMGTDIAAMAPFTVIGSAQPVQVSIEGTKPITDEKIINALVKFSVATAGKHGRNETFAEEVITKNKNLDAQEALQTGVIEYVAPSIPNLLTQIDGQEIKGKVLQTENAGIENYEPPFSLSLLGLISNPIISSLLLTLGIYGLIFGISSPGAGAEIFGLISIALGLMGTGFDINIGAIFLILLGIGLLIIEIKVPGFGIFGVAGLISLVIGSILLVPMGSENIYTPEFRKVLALTVVAPTVVFGLFLVFAIYKVTESRKKKPVIGEFIGETAETIDPLGPQKTGFVRYKGEYWKARSEEEIEPNVEVEITGKVRETLLVKRKM